TTATCCCTGATGCCTCCGCCTACCTGTACCTTGATTGCAAGTGAAGAGATAATCTTTTCAATAATGCTGAAGTTAACAGGTTCTCCTGTTATAGCCCCATCCAGATCAACTATGTGAATCATCTGAGCGCCCTTTTCCTGCCACATCATGGCAGTCTCCACAGGATTCTCAGAATAAACGGTCTCCTGGTCCATACGTCCCTGATACAGCCGTACACATTTACCGCCTTTTATGTCTATTGCCGGAATAATTTTCACTTTAATACCCTTTCTCCTCTCTTTCATTGTTATCTGCAGCCGGAAGGGCAGCCCTCTGAATGGCCTGTAAAACCTTCTCCGCACCGCTCTTTGTAAGTTCTTCGGCTGTAAGCCATTTTCCTTTCCTTTTTATAAAATCAGGCATCAGAGACACATCTTCCAGAAGGGGCTTCTGTGTCTCTGCATATACACCTTTCCATAAAACTGTCCCGTCATTAGTGCTTATCAGATTTACCTCAAATCCTACAGATGCGGGCTTTTTAACACCCACAGGCCCTCCCTCCCTTTCTTCAAACCTTGTTATTATGCCGGTAAGTACGGCATCTGCACCTGTCTTGTCCCTGATTAACTTAATGACATCTGCATCAAGCTTACCGTCTGATGTGAGTTTTTCCTTTGTCCCATCATCATAAGGGATTACTGTATAACCGTACTTCTCCATGCTGTGCAAAAATATTGAGGTAACCTGAGCAACCCCCTGCGGGTCTATCCTGGCGCTCCTCAAACCCTTTTGTGTATCTTCAGCAGAGGCTATAAATGGGATAAGTATAACCTTTGTTATTTTAGCATCCTTCCATTTCGGTGAGATGGTTGAAGTCATATATTTGGGGCCGCAGCCGGTAAACATAAAAAGCATTAAAAAAACAAATACTGCACCTGAAATTGTAATTTCCTTGACACCTTGAATCCTCGACCCCTTGACCCCTTTATTTAATAGTCCATTCTTCATTTAATGTCTCCAAAATTTTTCAGAATCTTCAGCCCGACATCCTGACTCTTTTCAGGATGGAACTGGCAGGCAAAGATATTATCTTTACAAACACCCGATACAAAACTCCCCCCATAATCAGACACAGTTGCTGTTATAGCAGTATCAGAAGGAACAACATAGTACGAGTGAACAAAATAGACATAAGAATTATCAGGTATTCCTTTTAACACCGGGATTTCTTTAGAAATCATAATCTCATTCCAACCTATATGAGGCACTTTAAGTCCTATCTCCGGGCTGAACCTGACAACACGGCCTTTCAATATGTCCAGTCCTTTATGACTTCCGAACTCTTCGCTTTCAGTAAATAGAACCTGAAGCCCGAGACATATCCCTAAAAACGGTTTCCCGGTTTCGACACTTCTATACACTGAGTCCATCATACCTGATGCCCTCAGATTCTTCATACATTCAGGGAACCCGCCGACACCGGGCAGTACAACATGAGATGCATTCAATACATCATCAGGTTTATTAGCTATAAAGGCATTATGACCTACACATTCAAATGCCTTCTCAACACTCCTGAGGTTCCCCATCCCGTAATCTATAATCGCAATCGAACTCATATTGTATTTCCTGCGTAGAAATTTTAAGTGAGACAATTATAAGCTAAATATGATACTAAGGTAAAGCAGGAAGTTAAGGTAAAGAAATTACGGGTCTTTGTTGACTTCAATCCTGCTTATTCTGCCCTTGCTTTTAGTACCATTTTGTTTCATAATTTCCTCACCTATTTAATATGCTACTCGGCGCACACACATCCATAGCAGGCGGTATTGACAAGGCGATTGAGCGTGGGGACTCCCTTCACTGCACTGCTATCCAGATATTTACCAAGAACTCAAATCAGTGGAAGGGGAAAACGCTAAGTCCTGATGAAATAGAACATTACCATGACCTTAAAAAGAGATCTAAGATCAAAACTGTAATTGCCCATGATTCGTATCTTATTAATCTTGCATCAGGCAGTGATGAACTCAGACTCAAATCAGTTGAGGCACTGACAGATGAGGTAGAACGGTGCAGGATGCTTGAGATTCCGGTTATCGTAATCCATCCGGGTGCTCACCTTGG
The sequence above is drawn from the Nitrospirota bacterium genome and encodes:
- the hisH gene encoding imidazole glycerol phosphate synthase subunit HisH — encoded protein: MSSIAIIDYGMGNLRSVEKAFECVGHNAFIANKPDDVLNASHVVLPGVGGFPECMKNLRASGMMDSVYRSVETGKPFLGICLGLQVLFTESEEFGSHKGLDILKGRVVRFSPEIGLKVPHIGWNEIMISKEIPVLKGIPDNSYVYFVHSYYVVPSDTAITATVSDYGGSFVSGVCKDNIFACQFHPEKSQDVGLKILKNFGDIK